GATTAGAGttcaaaacagagagagagattaagGAACCGTGATTAAGATTGCTTGTCAGTCTTTTGTCTGCATGTGAACGAGTTGGGTAATACGGAGACAAAGAAATGGTCAGTGATAATCCATTTAGAGTGTGATTGAAAAGCATAATTAGCGATATATTTtgaatggaaaaaaatatttactctgGTTTCAGTTTTCGTTGTGCCAATCAAGTGAAAaccaattttacttattttactCTAATTACTGTTTgaaccagtgttttgaaaatcGATTGACCCAACATAAATCTGATTTGAGtttgtaaaaaaatcaatattcaaATCCGCAAACCAGTAGATaacttttacatttatttttatttattaattattttttagattctATTTTATATTCGAAATTTCCAATTAAGAagttagatttttattttttcagtttcattatcgtttttttctctctctaccGATTTCTACCAAAATTGGTTGATGTGATTTGGTATTAAATTATTCTTTtattattgacaatttattatagtgatattttacttttggtttaatTTAGATTTGGAATTTAGTTTATTATCTACATTAGACATTTAACTActataaattttaagttttaatattttttagatgtcataaaatatatacatatccaaaattttattttatgtttaaaaaaatatttaactttagtCTTTTTCAtgactaatatattattataaaataaaattaattcacaTGTAGCCGATCCAATGATCCGTGATCTAAGAAGTAGATAGGACTTAAAAACATTGGTTTGAACAGAATAAAACATAGTATTGTTTTTTTGATCGTTGGGTTTATGCAAAGTTAGAACTTACGCTGgttactatttattatatttattccAACTCTATCCAACCACACTCTTAACCTAAATTTCCAAATTGAACCAGAGCAAGATAGGGATCCTTATTCTTGGATAATTTGGTACGTTTGGAAGGCGAGAAATGACAAACTCTTTAGGGGAATTGACAGAGATCCTCTGGAAATAGTTCGTTATGCTGAGAGTGAGTGTCAAGCTTGGTTTAATGCCAATGAGAGGATACCGCCAATAGTACAAAAGAGTAATGTAGAGGAGTCTCAAGTCATAAGCTTGGGAAACATCTGCTTactggatggatcatggacatcTCAAGCTCAATTTAGCGGATGTGGATGGGTCTGGTTGGACAGTGGGGGAAAGACGTAACTTATGGGATCTCAGAATTTTCCTAGAAAAGAATCAGCTCTACACTCAGAGGTGGAAGCACTGCGATGGGCAATGGAAAACATGCTCCAGCATTCGACATGTCAGAACTTCGGGACACACTGCAAAGATTTGATTACAATGATCAAGGAACCACATGCTTTGCCAAGTTTTGCTACGGAATTAGAGAGGATAGAGACACTGCTCATATGCTTTCCGGACTTCAAGATTACTTTTGTTCCAAGGGCGCGTAACCAGATTTCAGATTCtttagctaagacagctagatccttccataggaagttattttttgttggttgttctattccggtctggttactcagaccacctcaagtttgagcaatagaatagccgtttgccgtaaaaaaaaaaaaaaaaacctaaattcCCAAATTACTCTTCCTTGCTTGACCAAAACTCCCACTAGCGAATTTCGGTACGGCATTCCCGTAATGTAAGCCTTACACGTGGGAGAATCACTATACAGTAGTTCTCATTCCCTTAAAACCTAAAGCCTAACCGTTGAATTTGTTCTTAGTTAACGCAACACAATAATTCCTGTGTTATTTCATGTCAAAACACAGACAAACTTGAATCTAACATCGTTTATTGGTATTGTTTTCTGTCATTCGTGTGATGAGTATGAAAGCGACTGATATCTTATCTGTCTTCGGATTAATAAGATAAACTCAATAAATCGAATTACGTCTTTGCTGCAATAGAAATAGTAGaatgatttttttgaaaatgaaatcGTAGAATGATCTAATAAGATGAAATATAGCCTTgcactaaataatttattggaGAATATAATTAATTTCTATCCTCTAAACTGTAAGCTTACAAAATATTCCTCGTATAACTTGAGTTTGGTAAATCACTAAGTCAGTAATGTTGGATATAAAGTTTAAGAAAATGAGAAACAACTCCATTACAAAGGTAATAACTAAAGaattaaaacaaacaatatGGAAATATAGAGAACAAAGGTTTCTTGtataaaaaagagagaataaagGTTTCGTGTATAAAAATTTGTACCAAATATGAAACATGCGCAAGACTCTGAACATTTCtaatgtacatatataaaatgtgatGATTAGTTGCAACTCGTTATTTtatcacattgaaaattttagtaattcaaattatcattttttgttAGACTGATCGCATGCCGCAGcaatatcaaaaagaaaaaaatcatgcTTGTTCGTACTAAATTACCATTAGACCCAGGCTAATTAGCCCATCGACATAGGTTTGTGTACATAATTAATTGGTGTCTTTTAGTAAATAATCAAGCTatattttacctttttcttttctttcttttttatttgtcaacttctttttttcttttaaaaagtatttCCAAACATTTTTTACGTcaaatgtattttaaaacaGTTATAAACATAGAAATATTATAAGAAATGAAgaattgaccaaaaaaaattataagaaatgcAGAAAGAAGAGATGGGGTGAAAAAAAGAGAGGCAAATGGGGATGAAACAAAGAAGCACGCTTTGCTTCCTCCACTCAAAACTACTACCCTAAGGTTCTttaagagagagacagagagaggaTTGCGTGTGTTTCacacaaatacatttttaaaattctttgaCTATAACTTTTTAGTGTTCTGGTTTCATGATTCCCTTTGCTTTTCCTCTGGTTTAATCACTGTCTCTCCTTCCGTATTTATCTGACTTTCTTCTGTTCCTCTTTTCGCTGTAATTCCCAAAAATCTCCTCCCTTTTCagaatctagagagagagagagagagaggaatgtatgtgagagagaagaagagcCCCACCATAAAGTTtacattttctctttttttttttatgctttCATTTGTATAAAAGACACACTAATCCACCTCTCTAGCTTCTCACACCATTCCATCTCCTTCCTCCCTCTTCTGTCTTTCGGAGATTTGTTCTGTCGCGTGAACAAGTTGTCGACTTTCGGACATACACTTACTTCCTTGTCGGAATCTCTTTCTTTCGGTCCAAGAACAGcaattttctattaaaaaaacataatggaGGGTTACACAAGAAACTGGTTTCACGATGGCAAAGCCTCTGTTTACAACTCCGAAGAGAAGAAACTCGAGCTAAAGCTTGGTCCCCCTGGTGAAGACGAAGATGGTTCATCGATTATAAGACACATCAAGAAAGAACCAAAAGACAAATCTATCCTCTCTCTCGCTGCCAACCacttctcttctccttcttccaccaccaccaacaAAACCACATCTCagaaaaggtttttttttcacctcaccttttgtttttatatcttttacttttgtttttatctGTTTTGTGTCTTTTTAACATGATGATATTCACTTGAAACACACAATAATGGTCCCATCTTCTCCTTCTTGTCTGCTTAATATTGGATCTCAAAGTTTTACTGcctttctttgttttttaccaactttttattcatcaaattttttttttcatattatttacaGTACTAGCTCTTTTTGAACCTTTTAATTATCTTCAGATTTATTCAGTTTTGTTTCTGCATTTATTaacaagtttttttcttctctttgattTCTTGTGTTTAAAGAACTGCTCCTGGTCCAGTGGTGGGTTGGCCTCCGGTTAGATCATTCAGGAAGAACTTAACAAATGGAAGCTCTTCAAAGCTTGGAAACGAGTCCACCTCCAATGAAGTGGTCCTCAAGAACCAGAAGTGTGATGATGATAATGGCCGAGAAAAGCCAATGGGAGCAAAGAGGCAAGGAGGCTTGTTCGTGAAGATCAACATGCACGGCGTTCCCATTGGTCGTAAAGTCGACCTCAATGCACATAATAGCTATGAACAGTTGTCTCTCACTGTCGACAAGCTCTTTAGAGGTCTTCTTGCAGGTAAAAAGATGCCCTTCGACTCTAATCTTGGCTGTGGTATAAAAGGTTCACTAGCTCTATTGTGACTAATGTTTGTTTTCTGATGTTATTAGCCCAAAAAGAGTCATCATCatttggagaagaagagaaaccaaTCACTGGGTTGTTGGATGGGAATGGAGAATATACTCTTACTTACGAGGACAAtgaaggagacaagatgcttgtAGGAGATGTCCCATGGCAGTAAGaatctttttactttttttcttttctggatATTATTCAGCTTTTGTCAATGGTCAATAACAAACCAAAGCATCTTTGTTTTGTCAGTATGTTTGTATCTTCGGTGAAAAGGCTGCGTGTGATCAAAACCTCTGAGATTTCTTCAGCATTAACATGTAAgttaaatttatagatttgaaaTCGTTTGTGCTTATGACTCTGTATCTaaagttaaataatttttatctatattttgTAGATGGAAATGGAAATGGTAAGCAAGAGAAGAACAGAAGCTGAAGAAATTAACTTTCACAGCTTAATGAAGTAGGGatggtttttatttttgcttttgccttttttttttctcaactctGATGAGTTTTGTGGTATTTGAAATGTGTTTCTAATTCAAGTCTGATGTACATTCTGGTGTGTTACATCTTCTTTTGAGAATTTCATACATGAGTTTTCTTGGAACTCTAAACCAGACAAATGAAAAAATATGGTTTTGGTTCTTGAGAGTATGTTACATATACTACTTTTCAGTCATTATGGTCTCTTCTGTCCAGTCTGtctaaagctttggatcataaTTAGTCACACCCAGGGGCGAATCCAGAAAGGTTTATTAATGGGTGCATAATTGATACTAAAAGAAATAATTGACATATTGGTGAAAGAACCTGAGACATTATGGGTGCACAATATCATTTAACCATCTCATATAGCTgaaattttgtgtgttttacatactaaacatttttatattcataattttatggGTGCCTGTGCCACCATAGTTCATGCTGTGGCTTCGCCCCTGGTCACACCTAATGAACACTTTAAGAACatcgattttataaaatattgtagcTCGCCTATTTCTGcgaagtatatatttttttcttttttgaaaagaCGAAAAGAAACAATCTTTCTCCTCTGCAAAAAGCTCTTTCTATCATTAACTCTACGGCTCGGGCTATTGTAATGAAACTACGAGAGAGAAAGGGTTTAAAGACATCTAACAACTTTTCTTTAAAGGAGTTTTAAGGACAGATATTCTTAAACCAGTTTCTGGTCACATCTTAATACTATTATATGTTTTGGCCAACAAAATTTACATTTATACTACTCATTTAGATAAAAGCATCATAGGGTTGTATATCATTTCTGATTCAGTGATCAAAATATTTGATCCGACTAACAAAAATGAAAGATTATGTTGTTGCGCATTTGTATGCATGCATGCTGATCTTAAATTTCACactatttgtatttgttttttttttcatttcttaagAATAGAAAGGCAAAATAATGTGAGATCTCTATGTATACAGTTAGATTAAAATAGTTTGAAGAAAAAATGGTGACTGGTGGAATCTTTGAGAAAGAGGCTTAGACCAAACATTGAATGCAGTGAAGAGTCTTTATCGTTGAGAGAGACTTGCCTAACTATTCAAAGCAGCAATATTAGACTCGATCGTTACTTTTTTCTGTTTGCCCCAACCCCAAAGAATGCACCCGGCTTTGAAACCATTTGTGGTTTTTGCAGTGTTCTACTTGCTCAACCTTATCCTACCAACATAATTAACCCAGATTTAGAATCCCGAAACTTCCGATTTTTATTGTTCATCTTCGTCCCTTCAGCCTTCCATTGTCTCCCCCTGATCGATCCTCACGATACACGCCTTATCAAAAGCTTGTCTCGGTTCCTTCAATTGCTTCCGTGCAAAACGCCATATTCCCGACAAGATCATGATTCACATCAGCAACACCCGCTATGCGATCAATATCAACCTCAACTGTAAGCTAATGAGTTCATTCCACTTCCAATAATCATGTCTTGAAGTT
The Raphanus sativus cultivar WK10039 chromosome 1, ASM80110v3, whole genome shotgun sequence DNA segment above includes these coding regions:
- the LOC108815569 gene encoding auxin-responsive protein IAA18; the protein is MEGYTRNWFHDGKASVYNSEEKKLELKLGPPGEDEDGSSIIRHIKKEPKDKSILSLAANHFSSPSSTTTNKTTSQKRTAPGPVVGWPPVRSFRKNLTNGSSSKLGNESTSNEVVLKNQKCDDDNGREKPMGAKRQGGLFVKINMHGVPIGRKVDLNAHNSYEQLSLTVDKLFRGLLAAQKESSSFGEEEKPITGLLDGNGEYTLTYEDNEGDKMLVGDVPWHMFVSSVKRLRVIKTSEISSALTYGNGNGKQEKNRS